Part of the Alteracholeplasma palmae J233 genome, GACATTTAAAGATTATGGGTAATGATAGAAACTCATATGCTAAAACAGATATAGACGCGACTTTTATGCATATGAAAGAAGATCATATGCGTAATAGTCAATTAAAACCAGGGTATAATATACAAATTGGTGTATCAAATGAATATATCCTACATCTAGATATCTATAAAGAACGTAGTGATTATAAAACTTTGATTCCTTTTTTAGAAGGATTTAAGAAAAGTTATGACTTCTATCCAAAATATCCAGTAGCGGATGCTGGATATGGTGGATTAACGAATTATCGTTATTTAAAACTAAACGATATGGAGCTTTATCAAAAATATGCAATGTATGCTAAAGATACGCATGACAAAAAAAGAATGAAAGATCCATATTTTCCATTTAACCTTACTAAATCAGGTAATGATTATTTAACACCTAATGGAGATACTTTAAAGTATCTGTATAGAAATAATCGAGGTAATGATGTATATGAATTACCAAATGGTAAGCGTAAAGAGATTAATGATGAAAATCTTACATACCAAAAAGAGGTTATTAAAAATCTTACATCACCATTAGGAATTGAATTAAGAGTTCAAAGGTCAATTCAAGTTGAGGGTGCCTTTGGAGTGATTAAAGAAGCATTTAAAGTAAGAAGATTTAGACGAAGATTAACTCATAATGTTAAAATGGAGTTTTATTTAACAGCGATTGGGTATAATTTGAGAAAATATCATAATAAAAAGTATAGAATAACAGAATAGATATCTACAATAAACTTAAGATTTTAATAGAATCTTCTTTTTTGACGCCTAAAAGTAGATGTTTTTTGATTTTATCCACATAGTTCACGGTAGATATAAGAAAAAAAGAACTGTTAAGTTCTTGAAGTAGTGAATTACTTCATTTCTTTACAGTCCCTTTAATTATTTATATTTAGCTACTTTATACCATTTAAAAGCGACTGATAATGATACAAGGATTGCAATAATAACAGAGAATGTAATTAAAGTGATTCTGATAGCCAATTCTACTGAATTAATTGTTGTATCAGAATGTAGTGCAAATTGTTTAATAAATTCTGGGTTGATAATTTGTGGTTGTAAGATAAATGCCAAAAGTGCTACAGTAGCAAACATCTTGTAAACTGTATCAAGGATTGCGATTTTAATACTTAAAACGCCATCTTTAATTTCAAAATATGTCAATGTTATATTCAAGGCTAGACTTACAAAAAATACTGGTATATAAATCAAAGCAATCGATCTATTTATAACAGGATAGATAACTTGTGTAGTTCCTTCTGTTACAGCATATCCTATTTTATCTGTATAGAATAAAACTAGTGTTACACCAATAATACCAATAATCATTGTAAAGCCTATATGCCATAAACTTTTCTTACGTGAGATAAGCATTTTTTCAGATGAAGGTCTTTGCGGTAAATCTTTAATTTTCCATCTGTTCTTATTTTTTTTATCCACTTTATCTGTAATAGCAAAAGCTAAGGTAACTAACGTAAATGCGATTATAAAGCCTAAAATTATGGAACCAAAACTAATACCTATTGTTTTAAGTATCTTTAAATAAATGACTTCATTAGATACATTGAGTAAATAGAGTAAACAAGCTAAAGCTGCAGAAAAAACTCCAGCAACGATCATTGAAAACTTTAAGTATAATAAATATTCATTGTAATAAAGGGGTGATATTAAATAGTCAGGTTTTTCTTTATATTCTAATGCTAAAACATCTGGTCTACCTAATTCTAAAAGAGTTTTTTCAATATTTGCTTCGCTATAGTCTCCTAATAGCATATCTTCTATCGTAACGTATAGTTCTTCTTCTATGTCTAATCTCATATCTTTAGGTAAATTTTTAACGACTGCATAAATATAATCATCAATTATTTTTTCCATGATGTACCTCTCTTTTTAAAGCTATATTGATCTCATTAGTTATCTTATCCCATTCATCAACTAATTTATCATATATTTTATAGCCAAGTTTTGATAGTTCATAATATTTTCTTGGTCTAGCTTCTGTCTTATCCCAATTACTTTCAAGTAGTCCTTGTTTTTCTAATCTTCTCAGTAGTGGATATAATGTACTTGGTTCTATTTTTATGCTTTGTTCTTCTAATTCTTGTAAAAGAGAATATGCATATTGTTTTTTGCTTAATTGACTTAAAACAATAAGAACTTGGGTTCCTTTTCTAAGTTCAATGATTAAATTACTTATAATGTCTTCCATTTTCCACCCTACCTTCTTAAATAAACTTATCTATATGTATCAATCATTATACATCGTTTCTTATAAAACACAAAATCCACAGCACGCTGTGGTTTTATGTTTTATGAATAGTTTATTATTCTACTACTGTAATTTCTAATATCTTTTCCAATGTATACCCTTTTTCATCTGCTACCGTTATCTTGTACTCGTATGTTCCAACTTTATCCCATTCAACTTTACTACCGTCTTGAGTTATTACTAAATCCCCTACTTCTGATATATTGTCAGTTGCTTCAATAGTAATTGTTGGTTTTGTATCATTTAGTTTATGTTCATATTTGTATTTTTTAGTAGTTTTATCTTCTGAGAGTTTTACCTCATCTACTAGTATCTGTGTAATTTTAGGTGCTTCATCCTTAACTATTATAGTGTATTCTCTTTCAGCAACATTTCCATTTTGATCGGTTGCTTTTACACTAAATTTATATGTTCCAAGTGCTGTTTTACCATTAAATATTACATATTCAAGTGTTTGTGATTCTTGTTCTACACCATTAATTTTTTCTGGTGTAAATATAATGTTTGACTCAATAGTTGGATTTTTATCTGCATTATCTTCTATTTTAAGTTTTATTTCAAAAACTGTATTTTTATCAATTATATAATCTCTAGTTTCCGCAGTGCGTTGATCATACTCTTTTTCATTTTTTCTATCAACATAGAAAACTGAAATACTAGGTTCTACATCATCAACTGCGACAGTTATTTTAACTCGTTTAATTTGAGTATTTCCTGCTAAATCTTTAACTGAATAAACAACATCATATACGCCTGCAGTATTCCAATCAACTGTACCAGAATCTAAACTACCAACAAGATCAGTACCAGATGCGGCATCTTTTCCAGAAACTACAACTTTTGGTTCACCTGATTCTATGTAATGTGTATATTCAGTTCCTTCTACTTCTTTTCCATCAATATTAACATTAATACTTGGCAGTACTTTATTAGTAGATATTGCAATTACTTTATAAACTGCATTCATACTATTTAGAGTATATACTTTATCGTAAGTATCTAAATCTGTAGGAGTACTTGGCATTTGTACATTTGTTTTAATTTTTAATGAAAGATTAGCTACTTCGTTTGCTAATGCTTCAATTTTAACATTTGATACTAATTCAAGACTATTAAATGTTTCGTCTTTGTTATCAAGTTTAATATTTATATCTTGAACAGATGAAATTAAGTTTATGATTGATTCAGGAATAAACCCTAGGTTCTTTAAAAATTCTGTATTAAATACAGGTGCAGATTTGCTAATTTCCATTAAATCATTTTCTAATTTAATATTGAAGTTTGAATCTTTAATTGCTTCTTGTTTTAATAAATTTTGAGTAGCAAATGTGATTCCCATAGGAGCTAATGTTTTAATTGCTTTAAATGTATCTTTACTAAAATCAATTTGAGCATACTCTTTACTATTATTTAAACCAGTCATAATTACATCGACTAATGGTTTAGCTTCAGGTGGTATAAATCCCCCTGCAAACATCATTAATGAACTTAATTGCATATCAGGCTCTGTTGAACCTTCGCTACCAAGTCCAACATGTGTATTTACATATGATTTTGAATCTTTAATATAGATATCAATGCCCCCAATAAGTTTAAATCCGAACGAAGACTCATTACCAGCAAATACCATATTCATGATATCACTAGATATGTTTATTCTTGCATGTAATTCTGCACTTTCATAAGTAGCCATATTGTATGTTGCTTCAACTGATAATTTCAAGTTTGGAATAATCATTCCCATTCCATTTTGAACTGGTGTAGCAACCTTTGGTATAGCTAAATCAAAATTTACTTTAGTTGTTTCCCCAAATATTGTTGTGTAATCAGCATTAGAAATATATTTATAACTTACTTCTGCTGGTTCTGGCACCACAACTTCTTCTTCCTCTTTTTTATCGTTACATGCAACTAATAAAACTGAAAAT contains:
- a CDS encoding transposase; the encoded protein is MQTQQNIQHNFNPKQLKLPLQLDIKIPFDSEVRTFDEVFRKLEIKKYLNSSKDPRGRMGYNPVQMLKLIMFCQMEKIQSLRDMAKAAKNDIRIMWLTDELMPSHQTIKTFMDKYLVKGIDEIFYELSKYLIKKESIDTDKLYIDGTKIESVANKYSFTWRGSIEKFRDKLYKKITKQIESLNKRYEDSDIFFPIHETYNTDNLNSIKDFLLNEIDRELIEFKYGKGQRKTTLQRDYEHILEYLAKLVEYERHLKIMGNDRNSYAKTDIDATFMHMKEDHMRNSQLKPGYNIQIGVSNEYILHLDIYKERSDYKTLIPFLEGFKKSYDFYPKYPVADAGYGGLTNYRYLKLNDMELYQKYAMYAKDTHDKKRMKDPYFPFNLTKSGNDYLTPNGDTLKYLYRNNRGNDVYELPNGKRKEINDENLTYQKEVIKNLTSPLGIELRVQRSIQVEGAFGVIKEAFKVRRFRRRLTHNVKMEFYLTAIGYNLRKYHNKKYRITE
- a CDS encoding PadR family transcriptional regulator, with the protein product MEDIISNLIIELRKGTQVLIVLSQLSKKQYAYSLLQELEEQSIKIEPSTLYPLLRRLEKQGLLESNWDKTEARPRKYYELSKLGYKIYDKLVDEWDKITNEINIALKREVHHGKNN